Below is a genomic region from Streptomyces sp. NBC_00461.
CCGCGGGACTTCCGGTTCGCGCTGGCCTTCCTCGCCCTGCTCCAGGTCACGGCCGCCATCCTGAACTTCCTGCCGGTGCCCGGCCTGGACGGCTACGGCGTGATCGAGCCCTGGCTGTCGCGCAACATCAAGCGGCAGGTGGAGCCCTTCGCGCCGTTCGGCCTGCTGTTCGTGTTCGCCCTGCTGTGGATCCCGGCCGTCAACAGCGTGTTCTTCGACGTGATCGACTCGATCCTGCGAAGCCTCGGGATCGGCGACTTCGACACGTACTGCGGTCAGGAGCTCTACCGCTTCTGGCAGGGGACGAACGAGTTCTGCTCGGTCAGCCCGTGACCGACCTACGGGTCTTGCCCCGCTTCATGTAGTACCAGCACATGTTGCTGGACAGCCCCGCCAGCAGCACCCACACGATCCCCAGCCAGCTGCCCTGCGCGAAGGCGACCACGGCCGCGGCCACGGCGAGCACACAGACGATCAGGGCATACAGTCCAAGGCGGGGCATTTCGATCGGCTCCTGTCGGCGGACTCGAGTTCGGGCCTTCGGGGGGACACTGCTACGACGACCAGTGTCCCCCATCCCCCTCCGTCTCCCTACACGTCCGTGACACGCAGCCCGGCGTGGGCCTTGTACCGCCGGTTCACCGAGATCAGGTTGGCGACGAGCGACTCGACCTGGTGGGCGTTGCGCAGCCGGCCGGCGAAGATGCCGCGCATGCCGGGGATGCGTCCGGCGAGGGCCTGCACGATCTCGACGTCGTCCCGCACCTCCCCCAGCACCATCACGTCGGTGTCGATCTCGACGATCTCGGGGTCCTGCAGCAGCACCGCCGACAGGTGGTGGAAGGCCGCCGTCACCCGCGAGTCCGGCAGCAGGGCGGCGGCCTGCTCGGCCGCACTGCCCTCCTCCGGCTTGATCGCGTACGCGCCCTTCTTGTCGAAGCCGAGCGGGTTGACGCAGTCCACGACGAGCTTGCCGGCCAGCTCCTCCCGCAGTGACTCCAGGGTCTTGCCGTGACCGTCCCACGGCACGGCGACGATCACGATGTCGCTGCGGCGCGCGCACTCGGCGTTGTCCGCGCCCTCGACGCCGTGCCCGAGCTCGTCGGCGGCGGCCTGGGCGCGCTCGGCGGCACGCGAGCCGATGATCACCTTCTGGCCGGCCCTGGCCAGCCGGTAGGCCAGGCCCTTGCCCTGGGGTCCGGTCCCGCCGAGGACGCCGACGACGAGCCCGGAGACGTCGGGGAGGTCCCAGGGGTCCTTGGCGGGGGCCTTCGCGGGGACCTGTGCAGCACTGTCGGTAGAGGTCATGGGCCGACTTTACGTCCGCCCCGGACGCCCCCGGCGGTCAGGTGAGCCGCGTCACGGGCACCCGCCGGAAGACGATCCGCTCGTACGCGCCGAAGTCCCCGGTCTCGTAGAGGAGTCCGACGGTCGAGGAGTCGATCCGCACCAGGTCGGAGTAGGCGGCGGGCAGACCGTCGACCGTGTGC
It encodes:
- the npdG gene encoding NADPH-dependent F420 reductase, encoding MTSTDSAAQVPAKAPAKDPWDLPDVSGLVVGVLGGTGPQGKGLAYRLARAGQKVIIGSRAAERAQAAADELGHGVEGADNAECARRSDIVIVAVPWDGHGKTLESLREELAGKLVVDCVNPLGFDKKGAYAIKPEEGSAAEQAAALLPDSRVTAAFHHLSAVLLQDPEIVEIDTDVMVLGEVRDDVEIVQALAGRIPGMRGIFAGRLRNAHQVESLVANLISVNRRYKAHAGLRVTDV